A region of Pseudomonas sp. Marseille-Q3773 DNA encodes the following proteins:
- a CDS encoding Lrp/AsnC family transcriptional regulator: MDSFDQHILTLLQRDAAISLKDLAEAVNLSTTPCWKRVKRLEDEGYIVGRVALLDPERLGLGLTVFVQLKTQRHDSAWLEQFAATVTGFEEVMECYRMSGDWDYMLRVVVGDIAAYDRFYKKLITRTEGLSNITSSFAMEQMKYTTAYPVSR; this comes from the coding sequence ATGGACAGCTTCGACCAGCACATTCTCACCCTGCTTCAGCGCGACGCCGCAATCTCGCTCAAGGACCTGGCCGAGGCCGTCAACCTGTCCACCACCCCCTGCTGGAAGCGGGTCAAGCGCCTGGAAGACGAAGGCTACATCGTCGGCCGGGTCGCCTTGCTCGACCCCGAACGGCTGGGGCTCGGGCTGACGGTGTTCGTCCAGCTCAAGACCCAGCGCCACGACAGCGCCTGGCTGGAACAGTTTGCCGCGACCGTGACCGGGTTCGAGGAAGTGATGGAGTGCTATCGCATGTCGGGGGACTGGGACTACATGCTGCGGGTGGTGGTGGGTGATATCGCTGCATACGACCGCTTCTACAAAAAGCTCATCACCCGCACCGAGGGGCTTTCCAACATCACCTCCAGTTTTGCCATGGAGCAGATGAAGTACACCACGGCGTACCCGGTTTCTCGGTAA
- a CDS encoding FdhF/YdeP family oxidoreductase, with product MSQDRHIRDYKGAAAGWGALKSVTRSWLGSDNAFKNLRAMLKTNQNGGFDCPGCAWGESPENDMVKFCENGAKAVNWEATGRSVDPAFFARYSVSALAAQSDYWLEYQGRLTHPMRYDAATDHYVETSWEEAFALVARHLQALDSPDQAEFYTSGRASNEAAFLYQLFVRAYGTNNFPDCSNMCHEASGVGMAETLGVGKGTVVFHDLELADAIFVIGQNPGTNHPRMLEPLREAVKRGAQVVCFNPLKERGLERFQHPQHPFEMLSNGSEPTNTAYFRPALGGDMAVLRGMAKYLLQWEREAQANGEPAVFDHAFIAEHTSGIDAYLDVLDATPWAHIVAQSGLTQAEIELAARMYRKAERVIMCWAMGVTQHRHSVATVQEIVNLQLLRGNVGKPGAGLSPVRGHSNVQGDRTMGIDEKPRPALLDALEKRFRFRVPRAHGHNAVLAIKAMEEGRAKVFIGLGGNFAQATPDTPRTHAALRNCALTVQISTKLNRSHLVTGRDALILPCLGRTEIDLQASGPQGVTVEDTFSMVHLSHGQLRPRSPHLRSEPWIIAGMAQATLGKRPIDWEYAVADYGRIRSMIADVIPGFGDFNERLQHPGGFHLGNHAAERKWRTATGKARFSPQALPEQLVNAKVLARGDKPDLILQTLRSHDQYNTTLYGLDDRYRGVFGLREVVFVNEVDIRRMGFEPGEHVDLVSLWEDGVERRVSGFRLVAYDVPEGQAAAYYPETNPLVPLDSYGEGTYTPTSKFVAIKLEKAQAGNRIAAVNAAS from the coding sequence ATGAGCCAGGACCGACATATCCGCGACTACAAGGGCGCCGCCGCCGGCTGGGGGGCGCTCAAGAGCGTGACCAGAAGCTGGCTGGGCAGCGACAATGCCTTCAAGAACCTGCGGGCCATGCTCAAGACCAACCAGAACGGCGGCTTCGACTGCCCCGGCTGCGCCTGGGGCGAATCGCCGGAAAACGACATGGTCAAGTTCTGCGAAAACGGCGCCAAGGCGGTCAACTGGGAGGCCACCGGCCGTTCGGTAGACCCGGCGTTCTTCGCCAGGTACAGCGTCAGCGCACTGGCCGCGCAGAGCGATTACTGGCTGGAGTACCAAGGCCGGCTGACCCACCCGATGCGTTACGATGCAGCCACCGACCACTATGTCGAAACCAGCTGGGAGGAGGCTTTCGCCCTGGTCGCCCGGCACCTGCAGGCGCTCGACTCGCCTGACCAGGCCGAGTTCTATACCTCGGGCCGGGCCAGCAACGAAGCGGCGTTCCTCTACCAGCTGTTCGTCCGCGCCTACGGCACCAACAATTTCCCCGACTGTTCGAACATGTGCCACGAAGCCAGTGGCGTGGGCATGGCGGAAACCCTTGGCGTGGGCAAGGGCACCGTGGTATTCCACGACCTGGAACTGGCCGATGCGATCTTCGTCATCGGCCAGAACCCCGGCACCAACCACCCGCGCATGCTCGAACCGTTGCGTGAAGCGGTCAAGCGCGGGGCCCAGGTGGTCTGCTTCAACCCGTTGAAAGAGCGCGGTCTGGAGCGCTTCCAGCACCCGCAGCACCCGTTCGAGATGCTCAGCAATGGCTCCGAACCGACCAACACAGCCTACTTCCGCCCAGCCCTGGGCGGCGACATGGCGGTGTTGCGCGGCATGGCCAAGTACTTGCTGCAATGGGAGCGCGAAGCCCAGGCCAACGGCGAACCGGCGGTGTTCGACCATGCCTTCATCGCCGAGCATACCAGCGGCATCGACGCCTACCTGGACGTCCTCGACGCCACGCCGTGGGCGCACATCGTCGCGCAATCGGGGTTGACCCAGGCCGAGATCGAGCTGGCCGCGCGCATGTACCGCAAGGCCGAGCGGGTGATCATGTGCTGGGCCATGGGTGTCACCCAGCACCGCCACTCGGTGGCAACCGTACAGGAAATCGTCAACCTGCAACTGCTGCGCGGCAACGTCGGCAAGCCCGGTGCCGGCCTGTCGCCGGTGCGTGGCCACAGCAACGTGCAGGGCGATCGCACCATGGGCATCGACGAAAAACCCCGGCCGGCGCTGCTCGACGCCCTGGAAAAGCGCTTCCGCTTCCGCGTGCCGCGCGCCCATGGGCACAACGCGGTGCTGGCGATCAAGGCCATGGAAGAAGGGCGGGCCAAGGTGTTCATCGGCCTGGGCGGCAACTTTGCCCAGGCCACGCCGGACACGCCGCGCACCCATGCGGCGCTGCGCAACTGCGCACTGACCGTACAGATTTCCACCAAGCTCAACCGCTCGCACCTGGTCACTGGCCGCGACGCGCTGATCCTGCCGTGCCTGGGCCGTACCGAAATCGACCTGCAGGCCAGCGGGCCGCAAGGCGTGACCGTGGAGGACACGTTCAGCATGGTGCACCTTTCCCACGGCCAGCTGCGCCCGCGTTCGCCACACCTGCGCTCGGAGCCGTGGATCATCGCCGGCATGGCCCAGGCGACCCTGGGCAAGCGGCCGATCGACTGGGAATACGCGGTTGCCGATTACGGACGCATCCGCAGCATGATCGCCGATGTGATCCCCGGCTTTGGCGACTTCAATGAGCGCCTGCAGCACCCCGGCGGTTTCCACCTGGGCAACCATGCGGCCGAGCGTAAATGGCGCACGGCCACCGGCAAGGCGCGCTTCAGCCCGCAGGCGTTGCCGGAACAACTGGTGAATGCCAAGGTGCTGGCGCGCGGTGACAAGCCCGACCTGATCCTGCAGACGCTGCGCTCGCACGACCAGTACAACACTACCCTGTATGGCCTGGACGACCGCTATCGCGGGGTATTCGGCCTGCGTGAGGTGGTGTTCGTCAACGAGGTCGACATCCGCCGGATGGGCTTCGAGCCGGGTGAGCATGTGGACCTGGTGTCGCTGTGGGAGGATGGCGTAGAGCGGCGGGTGTCGGGCTTCCGCCTGGTGGCGTACGACGTGCCGGAAGGGCAGGCGGCGGCCTATTACCCGGAAACCAACCCGCTGGTACCGCTGGACAGCTATGGCGAGGGCACTTATACGCCGACCTCGAAGTTCGTGGCGATCAAGCTCGAGAAGGCCCAGGCCGGGAACCGGATTGCGGCGGTCAATGCTGCAAGCTGA
- a CDS encoding D-2-hydroxyacid dehydrogenase, which produces MRVLIAEHDHARYAEILRAAAPELDVLTSGDSAELARQAPQCPVWLGQPDLLASLLRQGHKPDWMQSTWAGITPLLAEGLPRDYRLTRAVGIFGQVMAEYMLTYMLGHEREVLSRLVSQVERRWDDRPGRTLEGRKVLIVGTGDIGQRVAEFLQPFGVVLYGVASSAREQAPFVEVAALADLPRLVGQVDYVLNLLPDTPATHDLYDMALFKCFQPGALFINAGRGAAVVDADLVAALKDGHLAGAVIDVCRQEPLPRQHPFWTAWGLLLTGHSSAPTSPTAMVRLFVENLRAYAAGQGLRGEVNFARGY; this is translated from the coding sequence ATGCGTGTACTGATTGCAGAGCATGACCATGCTCGTTACGCCGAAATCCTGCGTGCCGCCGCGCCTGAACTGGACGTGCTGACTAGCGGCGACTCCGCCGAACTGGCCCGCCAGGCACCGCAGTGCCCGGTGTGGCTGGGCCAGCCGGACCTGCTGGCCAGCCTGTTGCGCCAGGGCCACAAGCCGGACTGGATGCAATCCACCTGGGCCGGCATCACCCCGTTGCTGGCCGAAGGCCTGCCGCGTGACTATCGCCTGACCCGTGCCGTGGGCATCTTTGGCCAGGTGATGGCCGAGTACATGCTCACCTACATGCTTGGCCACGAGCGCGAGGTGCTGTCGCGCCTGGTCAGCCAGGTCGAACGGCGTTGGGACGACCGCCCGGGGCGGACCCTGGAGGGGCGCAAGGTGCTGATCGTCGGCACTGGCGACATTGGCCAGCGTGTGGCGGAGTTCCTGCAGCCGTTTGGCGTGGTCCTGTACGGTGTCGCCAGCAGCGCGCGCGAACAGGCGCCGTTCGTCGAAGTGGCCGCGTTGGCCGACCTGCCGCGCCTGGTTGGCCAAGTCGACTATGTGCTCAACCTGCTGCCGGACACCCCGGCCACCCACGATCTGTATGACATGGCGCTGTTCAAGTGCTTCCAGCCCGGCGCGCTGTTCATCAATGCCGGGCGTGGGGCGGCGGTGGTCGACGCCGACCTGGTCGCGGCGTTGAAGGATGGCCACCTGGCCGGGGCGGTGATCGATGTCTGCCGCCAGGAGCCACTGCCCAGGCAGCACCCGTTCTGGACCGCCTGGGGCCTGTTGCTGACCGGGCACAGCTCGGCGCCCACCTCGCCGACGGCGATGGTGCGGTTGTTTGTCGAGAATCTGCGGGCGTACGCGGCGGGGCAGGGGTTGCGGGGCGAAGTAAACTTTGCCCGTGGCTACTGA
- the moaA gene encoding GTP 3',8-cyclase MoaA, whose protein sequence is MEQNSRALIDGFNRKIDYLRMSVTDRCDFRCVYCMAEDMQFLPRQQILSLEELFAVAERFVALGTRKIRLTGGEPLVRQGIVDLCGRIAALPGLRELCLTSNGSQLGRLAQPLFDAGVTRLNISLDSLDAERFRQLTRTGDLHQVIAGIDAARHAGFQRTKLNCVVLKGRNDHELVDLVRFAIDRELDITFIEEMPLGVIDEHERGESFCSSDEVRERLAEHFTLVESTESSQGPARYWRLAEAGNTRIGFISPHSHNFCATCNRVRLTVEGRLLLCLGNEHSVDLKQVLRAHPGNAERLEQAIRDSLHLKPYRHHFEVGGDVQILRFMNMTGG, encoded by the coding sequence GTGGAACAGAACAGCCGGGCCCTGATCGACGGCTTCAACCGGAAAATCGACTACCTGCGGATGTCGGTCACCGATCGCTGCGACTTCCGCTGTGTGTACTGCATGGCCGAAGACATGCAGTTTCTGCCACGCCAGCAGATCCTCAGCCTCGAAGAACTGTTCGCGGTGGCCGAGCGCTTCGTCGCCCTCGGTACCCGCAAGATCCGCCTGACCGGTGGCGAGCCGCTGGTGCGCCAGGGCATCGTCGACCTGTGCGGGCGCATTGCCGCCCTGCCCGGTTTGCGCGAGTTGTGCCTGACCAGCAATGGTTCGCAACTCGGGCGCCTGGCCCAGCCACTGTTCGACGCCGGCGTGACGCGCCTGAACATCAGCCTCGACAGCCTGGATGCCGAGCGCTTCAGGCAGCTGACCCGTACCGGTGACCTGCACCAGGTCATTGCCGGTATCGACGCCGCGCGCCACGCGGGTTTCCAGCGCACCAAGCTCAATTGCGTGGTGCTCAAGGGCCGCAACGACCACGAACTGGTCGACCTGGTGCGCTTTGCCATCGACCGCGAGCTGGACATCACCTTCATCGAGGAAATGCCGCTGGGCGTGATCGACGAGCATGAGCGCGGCGAGTCGTTCTGCTCCAGCGACGAGGTGCGCGAGCGCCTGGCCGAGCACTTCACCCTGGTCGAGTCGACCGAGTCCTCGCAAGGCCCGGCGCGCTATTGGCGCCTGGCCGAAGCCGGCAACACCCGCATCGGTTTCATTTCACCGCACAGCCACAACTTCTGCGCCACCTGCAACCGGGTGCGCCTGACCGTCGAAGGCCGCCTGCTGCTGTGCCTGGGCAACGAACATTCGGTGGACCTCAAGCAGGTGCTGCGCGCCCACCCGGGCAACGCCGAACGCCTGGAACAGGCCATTCGCGACTCGCTGCACCTCAAACCCTACCGCCATCACTTCGAAGTCGGTGGCGACGTGCAGATCCTGCGCTTCATGAACATGACCGGCGGCTAG
- a CDS encoding aminotransferase class I/II-fold pyridoxal phosphate-dependent enzyme: MGLTMSDKPRNFATRTIHAGEQFSVAENAIFPAIVTASSFTKRSLDDKPEYSYSRVGNPTRHAYETCVAALEEGVGAVACASGVNATATVLELLPKDAHVVVMNGVYGGTFRILEDYRSRSSGLTTTYVDLNDLEAVAAAIRPETQLIWIESPTNPLLHLVDIKAVCDLAKARGILTCIDNTFCSPWNQRPITLGVDLVMHSASKYIGGHSDLTGGVVVAANDALLARLRRISMAIGGVQGPFDCYLALRGLKTLDVRMERQCANALQVARFLESHAQVEQVYYPGLESHPQHELCKRQMRSGGAVVAMKVKGDRAALNRLVEALQIFVLADSLGGVESMINHSWSMSHCSLSPEQKGVMGISENLLRLSVGIEDYRDLVEDLDGALKALVTR, translated from the coding sequence ATGGGCCTGACCATGTCCGACAAGCCGCGTAACTTCGCCACCCGTACCATCCATGCTGGCGAGCAGTTCAGCGTTGCCGAGAATGCCATTTTTCCGGCGATCGTCACCGCCAGTTCGTTCACCAAACGCAGCCTGGATGACAAGCCGGAATATTCCTATAGCCGGGTTGGCAACCCCACCCGACATGCCTACGAAACCTGTGTCGCCGCCCTGGAAGAGGGTGTCGGCGCGGTCGCCTGTGCCTCGGGTGTGAACGCCACTGCCACCGTACTGGAGTTGTTGCCGAAAGACGCCCACGTGGTGGTGATGAACGGTGTCTACGGCGGCACCTTCCGTATTCTCGAAGACTACCGTAGCCGCAGCTCGGGCCTGACCACTACCTACGTCGACCTCAACGACCTCGAGGCCGTGGCCGCTGCCATCCGGCCGGAAACCCAGCTGATCTGGATCGAATCACCGACCAACCCGTTGTTGCACCTGGTCGACATCAAGGCCGTGTGCGACCTGGCCAAGGCGCGGGGCATCCTCACCTGCATCGACAACACCTTCTGTTCGCCGTGGAACCAACGCCCCATCACCCTGGGCGTGGACCTGGTCATGCATTCGGCCAGCAAGTACATCGGCGGCCATTCCGACCTGACCGGTGGCGTGGTGGTAGCCGCGAATGATGCATTGCTGGCGCGCCTGCGCCGGATCAGCATGGCCATCGGCGGCGTGCAGGGGCCGTTCGACTGCTACCTGGCCCTGCGCGGGCTGAAGACGCTGGATGTGCGCATGGAGCGCCAGTGTGCCAACGCCCTGCAGGTGGCGCGCTTCCTCGAAAGCCACGCGCAGGTCGAGCAGGTGTACTACCCGGGGCTGGAAAGCCACCCGCAGCATGAACTGTGCAAGCGGCAGATGCGCAGTGGTGGGGCAGTGGTGGCGATGAAGGTCAAGGGCGACCGTGCCGCACTCAACCGGCTGGTGGAGGCGCTGCAGATCTTCGTGCTGGCCGACTCGCTGGGTGGGGTGGAAAGCATGATCAACCACTCCTGGAGCATGTCGCACTGCTCGCTGAGCCCGGAGCAGAAGGGCGTGATGGGGATTAGCGAGAACCTGCTGCGGTTGTCGGTGGGGATCGAGGATTACCGCGACCTGGTCGAGGATCTGGATGGGGCGTTGAAAGCGCTGGTTACCAGGTGA
- the rnd gene encoding ribonuclease D, which yields MAIEIHWIRDDQSLAEHCRNWHELPFVAVDTEFMRVDTFYPKAGLIQIGDGQRAFLIDPLLIGNWQPLAELLEDNGVVKVLHACSEDLEVLLRLTGKLPQPLFDTQLAAGYLNLGFSMGYSRLVQDVLGIELPKGETRSDWLQRPLSETQVSYAAEDAVHLAELFSVLRPRLSEDKYAWVLEDGAELVAQLRREVEPESLYRDVKLAWKLAPQQLAVLRELCAWREREARNRDVPRNRILKEHSLWPMAKSQPNNLSALAKIDEMHPRTIRQDGEFLVQLIKRAASLPPEQWPPALPEPLPIEAAGILKQLRAIGQAEGERLGIAPELMLRKKTLEALLKSGYPNGPYQLPDSLRGWRRERMGQALLNSLAGAGETR from the coding sequence GTGGCCATCGAAATACACTGGATCCGTGACGACCAGAGCCTGGCCGAACACTGCCGGAACTGGCACGAACTGCCCTTCGTCGCCGTCGACACCGAATTCATGCGGGTCGACACCTTCTACCCCAAGGCGGGGCTGATCCAGATCGGCGACGGCCAGCGTGCCTTCCTGATCGACCCGCTGCTGATCGGCAACTGGCAACCTTTGGCCGAGCTGCTCGAGGACAATGGCGTGGTCAAGGTGCTGCATGCCTGCAGCGAAGACCTCGAAGTCCTGTTGCGCCTGACCGGCAAGTTGCCCCAGCCGCTGTTCGACACGCAGTTGGCGGCCGGCTACCTGAACCTGGGCTTCTCCATGGGTTATTCGCGCCTGGTGCAGGACGTGCTGGGCATCGAGCTGCCCAAGGGCGAAACCCGCTCCGACTGGCTGCAGCGTCCACTTTCCGAGACCCAGGTCAGCTACGCTGCCGAAGATGCCGTGCACCTGGCCGAGCTGTTCAGCGTGTTGCGCCCACGCCTGTCCGAGGACAAGTACGCCTGGGTGCTGGAAGACGGTGCCGAGCTGGTCGCCCAGTTGCGCCGCGAAGTCGAGCCCGAAAGCCTGTACCGCGACGTCAAGCTGGCCTGGAAGCTGGCGCCCCAGCAACTGGCGGTGCTGCGTGAACTGTGCGCCTGGCGTGAACGCGAAGCGCGCAACCGCGATGTGCCGCGCAACCGCATCCTCAAGGAGCACTCGTTGTGGCCCATGGCCAAGAGCCAGCCGAACAACCTGTCGGCGCTGGCCAAGATCGACGAGATGCACCCGCGCACCATCCGCCAGGACGGTGAGTTCCTGGTCCAGCTGATCAAGCGTGCCGCCAGCCTGCCGCCCGAGCAGTGGCCACCAGCCTTGCCCGAGCCGCTGCCGATCGAGGCCGCCGGCATCCTCAAGCAATTGCGCGCCATCGGCCAGGCCGAAGGTGAGCGGCTGGGCATCGCCCCCGAGCTGATGCTGCGCAAGAAAACCCTGGAAGCGCTGCTCAAGAGCGGCTATCCCAATGGCCCCTATCAACTGCCCGACTCGCTGCGCGGCTGGCGCCGTGAGCGTATGGGCCAGGCCCTGCTGAATAGCCTGGCAGGTGCCGGAGAGACCCGATGA
- a CDS encoding phosphoethanolamine--lipid A transferase: MPNFKSLRTEWVTLLASLYLLIGFNFFLWHHLEQVVPPGLPGLWLGLAFAMMMLFAFNLILTLLAFRFILKPLLIVLFLSGAGVAYFMNQYGVLIDAGMFRNIAETNVAEVRDLLSLKFALYILGLGVLPSILVWKAPIAYRAWHRELFGKLVVGGACVVALGSVALVNYQGLSSLFRNHHELRLMLTPSNIVGASFGYVSERVGAAAQPFQHYGEDARRDAAWQKHERKSLTVLVVGESARADHFGVLGYDRDTTPNLAREQGLLAFSDVHSCGTETAVSVPCMFSGMQRKDYDARVAKNREGLLDILQRAGLAVQWRDNQSGCKGTCDRVQFIDVSNLKDPQLCADGECHDQILLQGLGELIDKLDKDTVLVLHQMGSHGPEYFKRYPAADQRFAPVCQSNALDQCSQQEIVNGYDNTLAYTDKVLAALIDTLRSKQDKVDTAMIYLSDHGESLGEYNLFLHGTPYAIAPEQQKHVPLLTWFSDSYKDDFGIDTDCLAKLSDAPLSQDNLFHSMLGLLQVHTEVYQQSLDLFASCRPWLAAKQ; this comes from the coding sequence ATGCCAAACTTCAAATCCCTGCGGACTGAATGGGTCACGCTGCTGGCCAGCCTTTACCTGCTGATCGGCTTCAACTTCTTCCTCTGGCATCACCTCGAACAGGTCGTTCCGCCCGGTTTGCCTGGGCTATGGCTGGGTTTGGCATTCGCCATGATGATGCTGTTCGCGTTCAATCTGATCCTGACGCTGTTGGCGTTCCGCTTCATATTGAAACCGCTACTCATTGTGTTGTTCCTGAGTGGCGCCGGTGTTGCCTACTTCATGAACCAGTACGGCGTACTTATTGATGCGGGCATGTTCCGCAATATTGCCGAAACCAATGTGGCGGAAGTGCGTGACTTGCTCTCGCTGAAGTTTGCCTTGTATATCCTTGGCCTGGGTGTGCTGCCGTCGATTTTGGTGTGGAAGGCGCCGATCGCCTACCGCGCCTGGCACCGCGAGCTGTTCGGCAAATTGGTGGTCGGCGGCGCCTGTGTGGTTGCCCTGGGTTCGGTGGCACTGGTCAACTACCAGGGCCTGTCGTCACTGTTTCGCAATCACCACGAACTGCGCCTGATGCTCACCCCCAGCAATATCGTCGGGGCGTCCTTCGGTTATGTCAGCGAGCGCGTCGGTGCCGCTGCGCAGCCCTTCCAGCATTACGGCGAAGATGCCAGGCGCGATGCCGCCTGGCAAAAACATGAGCGCAAGTCGCTGACGGTGCTGGTGGTGGGCGAAAGTGCGCGGGCAGACCATTTCGGGGTCCTGGGCTATGACCGCGACACCACGCCGAACCTCGCCCGCGAGCAGGGCCTGCTGGCGTTCTCCGATGTGCACTCCTGTGGCACGGAAACCGCCGTCTCGGTGCCGTGCATGTTCTCCGGCATGCAGCGCAAGGACTACGATGCCCGCGTGGCGAAGAACCGCGAAGGGTTGCTGGACATCCTCCAGCGTGCCGGCCTGGCGGTGCAGTGGCGCGACAACCAGTCGGGCTGCAAGGGCACCTGCGACCGTGTGCAGTTCATCGATGTCAGCAACCTCAAGGACCCGCAGCTGTGCGCGGACGGTGAGTGCCATGACCAGATCCTGCTGCAGGGCCTGGGCGAGCTGATCGACAAACTCGACAAGGACACCGTGCTGGTGCTGCACCAGATGGGCAGCCATGGGCCGGAATACTTCAAGCGCTACCCGGCTGCCGACCAGCGCTTTGCCCCGGTGTGCCAGAGCAATGCCCTGGACCAGTGCAGCCAGCAGGAAATCGTCAACGGCTATGACAACACCCTGGCCTATACCGACAAGGTGCTGGCCGCGCTGATCGACACCCTGCGCAGCAAGCAGGACAAGGTCGACACGGCGATGATCTACCTGTCCGATCATGGCGAGTCGCTGGGTGAATACAACCTGTTCCTGCATGGCACGCCCTACGCCATCGCTCCTGAGCAGCAGAAGCACGTGCCGCTGCTGACCTGGTTCTCCGACAGCTACAAGGACGACTTCGGCATCGATACCGACTGCCTGGCCAAGCTCAGCGACGCCCCGTTGTCGCAGGACAACCTGTTCCACTCGATGCTCGGCCTGTTGCAGGTGCACACCGAGGTCTACCAGCAGTCGCTGGACCTGTTCGCCAGCTGTCGGCCATGGCTGGCGGCCAAGCAGTGA
- a CDS encoding YdcH family protein — protein MPVPHDLLADLHVTADAFQALMNKDQTLHALHKEYNAKDKEVVAAEANGTNDEAVNRLRKERLLIKDKIERIIHPPKS, from the coding sequence ATGCCAGTTCCGCATGATCTGCTCGCTGACCTGCACGTTACCGCTGATGCATTCCAGGCGCTCATGAACAAGGACCAGACGCTGCACGCACTGCACAAGGAATACAACGCCAAGGACAAGGAGGTAGTGGCTGCCGAAGCCAACGGTACCAACGACGAGGCCGTCAACCGCTTGCGCAAGGAGCGGTTGCTGATCAAGGACAAGATCGAACGGATCATTCATCCGCCCAAATCCTGA
- a CDS encoding 5-carboxymethyl-2-hydroxymuconate Delta-isomerase yields the protein MPHLNLEYSDNLRELNVDVLLLRLNHALVGSGQFADEADIKSRAESFRHFRVGTSPGERAFAHVRLAILGGRSPEVKALLSKSLLEVLREAIPEQPGLDIQLCVEVLDIDREPYAKLRLPG from the coding sequence ATGCCTCACCTGAACCTGGAATACAGCGACAACCTGCGCGAGCTCAACGTCGACGTGCTGCTGCTGCGCCTGAATCACGCCCTGGTCGGCAGTGGCCAGTTCGCCGACGAAGCGGATATCAAGAGCCGTGCCGAATCCTTCAGGCACTTTCGGGTGGGCACCTCGCCAGGCGAGCGGGCCTTCGCCCATGTGCGCCTGGCGATTCTGGGCGGACGTTCGCCCGAGGTGAAGGCTCTTCTGTCCAAGAGCCTGCTGGAAGTGCTGCGCGAAGCCATTCCCGAGCAACCCGGGCTGGACATCCAGCTGTGCGTGGAAGTACTGGATATCGATCGCGAGCCCTACGCCAAGCTGCGTCTGCCAGGCTGA
- a CDS encoding nitroreductase family protein, which produces MSANPRIADYAINEQFINRWSPRAFTAEPISEETLLSFLEAARWAPSAYNSQPWRFLYARRDTPNWERYLNLLVPFNRSWAQHASALVLVLSKTTFAAPGTTEEKPALWHTFDTGSAWGHLALQASISGWHTHGMAGFDQALARQELKVPEGYVLHAMVAIGKLGDKASLDEALQAREVPSPRKPLSELAAEGDFSL; this is translated from the coding sequence ATGAGCGCCAACCCTCGCATTGCCGATTACGCCATCAACGAACAATTCATCAACCGCTGGTCACCACGCGCCTTTACCGCCGAGCCAATCAGCGAAGAAACCCTGCTGAGCTTCCTCGAAGCCGCACGCTGGGCCCCGTCGGCGTACAACTCGCAGCCGTGGCGGTTCCTGTATGCCCGTCGCGACACGCCAAACTGGGAGCGCTACCTGAATCTGCTGGTACCGTTCAACCGCAGCTGGGCGCAGCACGCCTCGGCGTTGGTGCTGGTCCTGTCCAAGACCACCTTTGCCGCCCCGGGCACCACGGAAGAAAAGCCGGCGCTGTGGCATACCTTCGACACCGGTTCGGCCTGGGGGCACCTGGCCCTGCAAGCCAGCATCAGCGGCTGGCACACCCACGGCATGGCCGGTTTCGACCAGGCGCTGGCACGCCAGGAGCTGAAAGTGCCGGAAGGCTACGTGCTGCATGCCATGGTGGCGATCGGCAAGCTGGGCGACAAGGCCAGCCTGGACGAAGCCCTGCAGGCACGCGAAGTGCCCAGCCCGCGCAAACCGCTGAGCGAGCTGGCGGCCGAGGGTGATTTCAGCCTGTAA
- a CDS encoding YcgL domain-containing protein codes for MKRICSIYKSPRKNEMYLYVLKADGLQRVPEGLLPFFGTPVHAFDLVLTPERKLAREDIAKVLENLDNQGYHLQMPPPEDDYIEHLPEELLRRNDPA; via the coding sequence ATGAAACGCATTTGCTCGATCTACAAGAGCCCCCGCAAGAACGAAATGTACCTGTACGTGCTCAAGGCCGATGGCCTGCAACGCGTGCCCGAAGGCCTGCTGCCGTTCTTCGGCACCCCCGTGCACGCCTTCGACCTGGTGTTGACCCCCGAGCGCAAGCTGGCCCGCGAAGACATCGCCAAGGTGCTGGAAAACCTCGACAACCAGGGCTACCACCTGCAAATGCCGCCCCCCGAAGACGACTACATCGAGCACCTGCCCGAAGAGTTGCTGCGCCGTAACGACCCGGCCTGA